A genomic segment from Glycine soja cultivar W05 chromosome 18, ASM419377v2, whole genome shotgun sequence encodes:
- the LOC114396021 gene encoding protein trichome birefringence-like 43: MEWSFSISVVLFLTLLIQIHGSGYLDHKQARGFAENYGCNLFQGSWVYDDSYPLYETSKCPFIEREFDCQNNGRPDKFYLKYRWQPAGCNLTRFNGEDFLTRLRGKSIMFVGDSLGLNQWQSLTCMLHIAVPQAPYSLARNGDVSIFTFPTYDVKVMFSRNALLVDIVGESIGRVLKLDSIQAGQTWKGIDVMIFDSWHWWIHTGRKQPWDLIQVGNHTYRDMDRLVAYAIALNTWAKWVDYNIDPTRTRVFFQGVSPDHQNPAQWGEPRANLCEGQTRPIFGFRYPGGPLPAELVLEKVLRAMQKPVYLLDITTLSQLRIDGHPSVYGFGGHLDPDCSHWCLAGVPDTWNELLYASLIKN; the protein is encoded by the exons ATGGAGTGGTCTTTCTCCATATCTGTGGTGCTGTTTCTTACCCTTCTCATTCAAATACATGGAAGTGGTTATCTTGATCACAAGCAAGCAAGAGGCTTTGCAGAGAATTATGGTTGTAATTTGTTCCAAGGAAGCTGGGTTTATGATGATTCATACCCTCTTTATGAAACCTCTAAGTGTCCCTTTATAGAGAGGGAATTTGATTGTCAAAACAATGGTAGACCAGATAAGTTTTATCTTAAGTATAGATGGCAGCCCGCAGGGTGTAACTTAACAAG ATTCAATGGTGAAGATTTCCTAACTAGACTTAGAGGGAAGAGTATCATGTTTGTGGGAGACTCTTTGGGTTTGAACCAATGGCAATCACTCACTTGCATGCTTCACATAGCTGTGCCACAAGCCCCATACAGCTTAGCAAGGAATGGAGATGTCTCCATTTTCACCTTTCCG ACCTATGATGTTAAGGTAATGTTCTCGCGCAATGCATTACTTGTGGACATTGTTGGTGAGAGTATCGGTCGAGTATTGAAACTAGATTCAATTCAAGCTGGCCAAACGTGGAAAGGAATAGATGTAATGATATTTGACTCTTGGCATTGGTGGATTCACACAGGAAGAAAACAACC ATGGGATTTGATTCAAGTAGGGAATCATACATATAGAGACATGGATCGCTTGGTTGCATATGCGATAGCATTGAATACATGGGCCAAATGGGTTGATTACAATATTGATCCTACCCGAACAAGGGTGTTCTTCCAAGGAGTCTCTCCAGATCATCAAAA TCCAGCGCAATGGGGTGAGCCAAGAGCAAACTTATGTGAAGGGCAAACTAGGCCAATATTTGGATTCAGGTACCCAGGAGGACCACTCCCAGCAGAGTTGGTATTGGAGAAAGTGCTAAGAGCCATGCAAAAGCCTGTGTATTTGCTGGACATTACTACCCTATCCCAACTAAGGATAGATGGCCACCCATCTGTTTATGGCTTTGGAGGGCATTTGGACCCGGATTGTAGCCACTGGTGCCTAGCTGGTGTTCCTGATACTTGGAATGAGCTTCTGTATGCTAGTCTCATTAAAAATTAA